One window of Pseudomonas urmiensis genomic DNA carries:
- a CDS encoding DUF3509 domain-containing protein, whose translation MNNPFDQISDAFAPRYRVNLSIERLDGSIMLTLSDDSGIVAKRLISQAQRNDPVRLQRVIDSIRLGLAIEQGENPLEVLAALTRDPRQQHFSTSHIAN comes from the coding sequence ATGAACAATCCATTCGATCAAATCAGCGACGCCTTTGCCCCACGCTACCGGGTCAACCTGAGCATCGAACGCCTGGATGGCAGCATCATGCTGACCTTGTCCGATGACAGCGGCATCGTCGCCAAGCGCCTGATCAGCCAAGCCCAGCGCAACGACCCCGTGCGCTTGCAGCGGGTGATCGACAGCATCCGCCTGGGCCTTGCCATCGAACAGGGCGAGAACCCCCTTGAGGTGCTCGCAGCCCTCACCCGCGACCCACGCCAGCAGCATTTCAGCACCAGCCACATCGCCAACTGA
- a CDS encoding phosphate-starvation-inducible protein PsiE, with amino-acid sequence MNIKWAEKLRKGLHGSADSLGNLCVESFHYLALFGIGGITAWAAVMTFLDMLSKGGVSVDDILLLFIYLELGAMVGIYFKTNHMPIRFLLYVAITALTRLLIGDVSHHKAPDVGLLYLCGGILLLAFAILVVRYASYRYPSSRVLDASGKEVDEGR; translated from the coding sequence GTGAACATCAAATGGGCAGAAAAACTGCGCAAGGGCCTGCATGGCTCGGCCGACTCGCTGGGCAACCTGTGCGTCGAGTCGTTCCACTACCTGGCGTTGTTCGGTATCGGCGGGATCACGGCCTGGGCCGCTGTGATGACCTTCCTGGACATGCTCAGCAAAGGTGGGGTCAGCGTCGATGACATCCTGCTGCTGTTCATCTACCTGGAGCTGGGAGCGATGGTGGGGATCTACTTCAAGACCAACCACATGCCCATTCGCTTTTTACTGTACGTGGCGATCACGGCGCTGACCCGCTTGCTGATCGGCGATGTGTCGCACCACAAGGCGCCGGATGTTGGCCTGTTGTACCTGTGCGGCGGCATCCTGCTGCTGGCCTTTGCGATCCTGGTGGTGCGCTATGCCTCCTACCGCTACCCGTCGAGCCGGGTGCTGGATGCCAGCGGCAAGGAAGTCGACGAGGGCCGCTAG
- a CDS encoding YebG family protein has translation MAVEVLYRSTRDLEKVFLDRKLADAHDQMLELAEILTAVLIKNVPGLDEKQAEDASIFMAKNRAIFASAFKSGANALDQLTGKDDSAN, from the coding sequence ATGGCAGTAGAAGTCTTGTACCGAAGCACTCGCGATTTGGAGAAGGTTTTTTTGGATCGAAAATTAGCTGATGCACATGACCAAATGCTTGAATTGGCAGAAATTTTAACTGCCGTTCTCATTAAAAATGTACCGGGCCTTGACGAAAAACAAGCGGAGGACGCAAGCATTTTTATGGCGAAAAATAGAGCAATCTTTGCGTCGGCGTTTAAGAGTGGTGCTAATGCGTTAGATCAGTTGACAGGGAAAGACGATAGCGCCAATTGA
- a CDS encoding HigA family addiction module antitoxin translates to MPTIDALHPGIRIKTEVIPSGMSVTKAAQLVGVGRPALSNLLNGKAALSAEMAARLEKAFKFPLRDLMEMQAQYEASRAQRKAAPVDAVTYVPPFLAIQANAIEGWVSHSIRARSRLAVFLRTLVHSTGRGLTKVDFPGNDDAERPGWDGFVTAGEGTPWIPVGRSGWEFGTNEDPRSKASGDFEKSVAALEDRERAETTFVFVTPRRWAGKATWVNSKKELNLWRDVRAYDASDLEQWLEQSLPAQAWFANETCTPAQAVRSLDKCWADWAEVAAPPLTGALFNSAIESAKRTVISRLSNTPERPITIAADSTEEALAFLAQLLSEYGGEELASYRDRVLVFDKPDVLPRLASGKQTFIPVVYTREVERDLAPFAKSMHSFVIYPRNAAIKIPDVILEPASYQAFNTALEGMGKSRDEVTQLAKISGRSLTVLRRRLSSVQAVQLPEWAANVHIATKLVPFLLVGAWDSRNDADKIGLSLLAGERPYDELEKDCQNLAKLNDAPIWSIGTARGVVSKLDLLYAAADGIMEVDLTRYFEMARMVLGEDDPALDLDEDQRWIAPHHGKVREFSSTFREGISETLVLLAVHGEEVFRGRFGIDIETEVIRVVRDLLRAPLTTRALEANDRDLPTYAEAAPDEFLSILERDLRSESPAVFGLLRPVSPGLLGGSPSRTGLLWALEGLSWNPATLHRAALILARLAQIEIKDNWLNKPANSLRSIFRAWMPQTAASLPQRVDLIKKLALKFPDVAWKICIAQFENHSQVGDYSHKPRWRADGYGYGEPLPTWGPIREFVREVVELSLSWADYTLEMLSDLVDRLQSLSNEDQARVWKLIESWAKAEASDADKAVMREKIRVSTLSRRAVLRAKRTGVDDSLTAAGKAAYDALEPSDLLHKYLWLFRNAWVEESADELENIEESNYREREKRINDQRAEALREVFMQRGFSGILKLSEQGGAPWVIGSLAAGSVLSESELVELLRLALDPILIGESEVHSQKNLIGGAIRAITDDVQRETILLKVISGESEEGMVDLFLLAPFGKGTWKLVDTLGERAQLRYWGEVAPEWLHGPESESSEAVERLLNAERPRAAFSCIRYEIAKIDGMVIFKLLSEMAKGGRDLPDQYMLEHYHVEEAFNQLNRSSSISLEQMASLEFAYIDVLGQPWSRSEVSKVPNLEKYIEQHPELYVQAICWMYKRADGATDPAEFQITPDRIGEMAKRGYRLLETIHRLPGQDDFGEVDEVRLAKWIEAVRQSCNELSRGDIADVCIGKLLSHAPVGKDGIWPCTPVRNVIEDIQSEPMMEGAHTGVYNSRGAHFRGEGGEQERELATRYRTWSEALQFSHPFVASKLLMSLARTYDHEAIREDNQAGIRRRLH, encoded by the coding sequence ATGCCGACCATCGATGCTCTACACCCTGGGATACGCATTAAGACAGAGGTCATCCCGTCCGGGATGTCAGTCACGAAGGCTGCCCAGCTTGTAGGCGTTGGGCGGCCTGCCTTATCGAACCTGCTCAATGGTAAGGCTGCTTTATCTGCGGAAATGGCTGCCCGACTAGAGAAGGCGTTTAAGTTTCCGCTCAGGGACTTGATGGAGATGCAGGCGCAATACGAGGCGTCGCGAGCCCAGCGAAAGGCAGCGCCTGTTGATGCGGTGACCTATGTCCCCCCATTCCTAGCGATTCAGGCTAATGCCATTGAAGGGTGGGTCTCCCACAGCATTCGAGCGCGATCCCGCTTGGCCGTTTTCTTGCGCACGCTTGTGCACTCGACCGGCCGCGGGCTCACAAAAGTCGACTTTCCTGGCAATGACGATGCCGAGCGACCGGGGTGGGATGGTTTCGTTACAGCAGGCGAGGGGACGCCTTGGATTCCAGTCGGTCGCTCCGGCTGGGAGTTTGGAACCAATGAAGATCCCCGCTCTAAAGCAAGTGGCGACTTTGAGAAGAGCGTAGCTGCGCTCGAAGACAGAGAGCGTGCCGAAACGACGTTTGTGTTTGTTACCCCCCGCCGTTGGGCTGGGAAGGCTACCTGGGTTAATTCTAAGAAAGAGCTAAATCTGTGGAGGGATGTGCGTGCTTATGACGCGAGCGATCTTGAGCAATGGCTTGAGCAGTCTCTGCCAGCCCAAGCATGGTTCGCCAATGAGACATGCACCCCAGCACAGGCCGTTCGTTCGCTCGACAAATGCTGGGCAGACTGGGCCGAGGTCGCAGCGCCTCCTCTCACAGGTGCTCTATTCAATTCTGCGATTGAGTCTGCAAAGCGCACAGTTATAAGCCGCTTATCCAATACGCCAGAGCGTCCAATTACTATCGCTGCAGATTCAACAGAAGAGGCGCTTGCATTTCTTGCCCAGTTACTTAGTGAATATGGCGGTGAAGAGTTAGCTTCATATCGAGATCGGGTCTTGGTATTTGACAAGCCTGATGTGCTGCCTCGGCTCGCTTCGGGTAAACAAACGTTCATACCGGTCGTATACACTCGTGAGGTTGAGCGAGATCTTGCTCCCTTCGCAAAGTCTATGCACTCGTTTGTAATTTATCCTCGTAATGCCGCAATAAAGATTCCTGATGTAATCTTGGAGCCGGCTAGCTATCAGGCGTTCAATACGGCCCTGGAAGGGATGGGCAAGAGTAGGGATGAAGTCACTCAGCTTGCTAAAATTTCGGGCCGCTCTCTTACTGTTTTGCGAAGACGTCTCTCGTCCGTACAAGCAGTGCAATTGCCAGAGTGGGCTGCGAACGTCCATATAGCAACCAAGCTTGTTCCATTTCTGCTCGTCGGGGCTTGGGATAGCCGGAACGACGCCGATAAAATAGGGCTCTCACTTCTGGCTGGTGAGCGCCCCTACGACGAGCTTGAAAAAGACTGTCAAAACTTGGCAAAACTTAACGACGCGCCGATATGGTCGATAGGCACCGCCAGAGGAGTGGTTTCAAAGCTTGATCTGCTCTACGCAGCCGCTGACGGGATCATGGAAGTTGACCTAACTCGCTATTTTGAAATGGCACGCATGGTCCTAGGAGAGGACGACCCCGCTCTCGACCTTGATGAAGACCAGCGTTGGATTGCGCCACATCATGGCAAGGTGCGCGAATTCTCCAGCACCTTCAGAGAAGGCATATCGGAAACGTTGGTTTTACTCGCGGTTCACGGCGAAGAAGTGTTCAGGGGGCGCTTCGGCATTGATATTGAAACGGAGGTAATTCGGGTAGTTCGTGATTTGCTTCGGGCTCCTTTAACAACACGAGCTTTAGAAGCTAATGATCGCGACCTTCCGACTTATGCAGAAGCAGCTCCAGATGAATTTCTATCTATATTGGAGCGGGACCTTCGATCGGAGAGTCCTGCGGTATTTGGACTTCTGAGGCCAGTCAGCCCGGGCTTGCTAGGCGGTAGCCCAAGTCGAACGGGGTTGTTGTGGGCGCTTGAAGGGCTGTCATGGAATCCCGCTACCTTACACCGTGCTGCCTTGATTCTCGCACGGCTCGCGCAGATAGAGATTAAGGACAACTGGCTCAACAAGCCCGCAAATTCGCTGCGCTCGATTTTTCGAGCATGGATGCCTCAGACCGCGGCAAGTCTACCCCAACGTGTGGATTTGATTAAGAAACTAGCTTTGAAGTTTCCTGATGTCGCATGGAAGATTTGTATCGCTCAGTTTGAGAATCACAGTCAAGTTGGCGACTATAGTCACAAGCCGCGATGGCGCGCTGATGGTTATGGATACGGCGAGCCCCTTCCTACGTGGGGGCCGATTAGAGAGTTTGTACGTGAGGTGGTTGAGCTCTCTTTGAGCTGGGCGGATTACACCTTGGAAATGCTCAGTGATTTAGTCGATCGCTTACAATCGCTGAGTAACGAGGACCAGGCTAGAGTATGGAAGTTAATTGAGAGTTGGGCAAAGGCTGAGGCAAGTGACGCTGACAAGGCAGTGATGCGCGAGAAAATTCGAGTTTCAACACTATCGCGTCGTGCGGTTCTACGTGCGAAGAGGACTGGTGTTGACGACAGTTTAACCGCAGCAGGAAAAGCCGCCTATGACGCGCTTGAACCGAGCGATCTACTTCATAAGTATTTGTGGCTGTTCCGCAATGCTTGGGTCGAGGAGTCTGCTGACGAATTAGAGAATATTGAAGAGTCTAACTACCGTGAGCGTGAAAAGCGCATCAACGATCAGAGAGCAGAAGCGTTACGCGAAGTATTCATGCAACGTGGTTTTTCCGGAATTTTAAAATTGTCCGAACAAGGAGGAGCTCCTTGGGTGATTGGTTCCCTTGCCGCTGGCTCCGTCCTGTCGGAATCGGAGTTGGTCGAATTACTTCGACTTGCACTTGATCCGATCCTCATCGGTGAGAGTGAGGTCCATTCTCAGAAGAACCTCATCGGTGGTGCAATTCGAGCTATCACGGATGACGTTCAGCGCGAAACCATCTTGCTCAAAGTCATCTCTGGTGAGTCTGAGGAGGGTATGGTTGATCTTTTCTTGCTTGCCCCGTTTGGAAAAGGCACTTGGAAGCTGGTTGATACCCTTGGAGAGCGTGCTCAGTTACGTTACTGGGGCGAGGTAGCGCCGGAATGGCTGCATGGCCCAGAATCGGAGAGCAGCGAAGCTGTCGAGCGCTTGTTAAATGCCGAAAGACCTCGCGCAGCATTTTCGTGCATTCGATATGAGATAGCTAAAATTGACGGAATGGTAATTTTCAAGCTGTTGTCAGAGATGGCAAAAGGTGGTAGGGATCTGCCTGATCAGTACATGCTAGAGCATTACCACGTCGAAGAAGCGTTCAATCAGTTAAATCGATCTTCATCTATATCTCTTGAGCAAATGGCTAGCCTGGAGTTCGCATATATAGATGTATTAGGACAACCCTGGAGCAGGTCCGAAGTTTCCAAAGTTCCCAATCTTGAAAAATACATTGAGCAGCATCCTGAATTATACGTTCAGGCAATTTGCTGGATGTACAAACGAGCGGATGGCGCGACCGACCCTGCTGAGTTTCAAATCACGCCAGATCGCATAGGCGAAATGGCCAAGCGCGGTTACAGGTTGCTAGAGACTATACACCGCCTGCCTGGACAGGATGATTTCGGCGAGGTTGATGAAGTGCGTCTTGCGAAATGGATAGAGGCGGTCCGCCAGTCGTGTAACGAACTGAGTCGTGGAGACATTGCGGATGTTTGTATTGGGAAGCTCCTTTCGCACGCACCAGTGGGAAAAGATGGCATCTGGCCGTGCACGCCTGTTCGTAACGTGATTGAAGATATTCAGTCTGAGCCAATGATGGAGGGGGCGCATACAGGAGTTTACAACTCTCGGGGTGCACATTTTCGTGGTGAGGGGGGCGAGCAAGAACGCGAGCTCGCTACTAGATATCGAACTTGGAGTGAAGCTTTACAGTTTTCACATCCATTTGTTGCTTCGAAGTTGCTTATGAGTTTGGCTAGAACTTACGATCATGAAGCGATTCGAGAGGACAATCAAGCAGGTATTCGTCGCCGCTTACACTGA
- a CDS encoding Abi family protein, translated as MHFHLTAPRLKTLDTFFVTTSDSDLLGCYAWTQAVGAALLPILGDLEVSLRNALHRGLSQYYSGADSFEWMLKTRPNPSSPAEPTYWHKLTRYTHEDVLGAVGKIAKKKGKGNATVDDIVAKVPFGFWETIIKGLKHKSHPAGMQASVLSIAFPNAPDLATTPYDDAAFVDRLANLLSQVRDVRNRIGHHDQIWRTPEFDSYGNLGFIPRRPRQTVNSLRLLANQITWLAGWIDPEITNYIKASDHWWSLQALLTKEALTVYRKNGGRVGTYEAVIRTTPQHEVVTWPNKTPRTPEKIHRINRRRVSNKIFY; from the coding sequence ATGCATTTCCACCTGACCGCCCCGCGCCTCAAGACCCTCGACACATTTTTCGTTACCACGAGCGACAGCGATCTCTTGGGATGCTATGCATGGACGCAAGCAGTCGGAGCCGCTCTCCTACCAATCCTCGGCGACCTCGAGGTCAGCCTTCGCAATGCCCTGCATAGAGGCCTGTCCCAGTACTATAGCGGAGCGGACAGCTTCGAGTGGATGCTCAAAACGAGACCTAACCCGTCCAGTCCTGCCGAGCCAACCTACTGGCACAAGCTCACACGATACACCCATGAGGATGTACTCGGCGCGGTAGGGAAAATCGCGAAGAAGAAAGGAAAAGGGAATGCAACTGTTGACGACATTGTCGCGAAGGTCCCCTTCGGATTCTGGGAAACGATTATCAAAGGCTTGAAGCATAAATCGCACCCTGCTGGCATGCAGGCTAGCGTTTTATCAATAGCATTTCCAAACGCCCCTGACCTGGCTACGACGCCATACGATGATGCAGCGTTTGTCGACCGACTGGCTAATCTACTTAGCCAAGTACGAGATGTTCGAAATAGGATTGGCCATCACGATCAGATCTGGAGAACGCCGGAGTTTGACTCATATGGCAATCTGGGCTTTATACCTCGCCGGCCACGCCAAACGGTAAACAGCCTCCGTTTGCTCGCAAACCAAATAACTTGGCTAGCAGGCTGGATAGATCCCGAAATTACTAATTACATTAAGGCGTCCGATCACTGGTGGTCCCTGCAAGCTCTGCTGACAAAAGAAGCATTGACAGTGTATCGGAAGAACGGTGGTAGGGTCGGTACGTACGAGGCGGTGATTCGCACGACACCACAGCATGAAGTCGTCACTTGGCCTAACAAGACTCCTCGTACTCCTGAAAAAATCCATAGGATCAATCGTCGCAGAGTATCTAACAAAATTTTCTATTGA
- a CDS encoding helix-turn-helix domain-containing protein, translated as MELKQAFGKAMRLLRKSRSLSQEDFGGHSSQTYLSQLEAGGKGPTLEMVHGLASAMNVHPLTILTQCYLFMDEDATLDSIIERVREELSVTPLAP; from the coding sequence ATGGAGCTGAAACAGGCATTTGGTAAGGCAATGAGGCTGCTGAGAAAATCCCGTAGCCTCAGCCAAGAAGATTTCGGCGGCCACAGTAGCCAAACCTACCTTAGTCAACTGGAAGCCGGAGGAAAGGGCCCTACCCTCGAAATGGTGCATGGGCTCGCCTCTGCCATGAATGTCCATCCTTTGACGATCTTGACCCAGTGCTACCTTTTTATGGACGAGGATGCCACCCTGGACTCAATCATTGAGCGAGTTCGTGAGGAGCTAAGCGTGACACCATTGGCCCCATGA
- a CDS encoding antitoxin Xre/MbcA/ParS toxin-binding domain-containing protein: MNDPQILALCPSSPQGCWSIDHRCFKGRCEQTLHLATLVLGGRVLAAQWLYKPAIGLRHQSPCSILVTRSGYQQVVTLLGRIEYGVYA, translated from the coding sequence ATGAACGATCCTCAGATACTAGCGCTGTGCCCAAGTTCACCACAGGGGTGTTGGAGCATCGACCACCGATGCTTCAAGGGAAGGTGCGAACAAACCTTGCATCTGGCAACGCTAGTGCTTGGCGGTCGTGTGCTTGCCGCGCAATGGCTGTACAAGCCAGCGATCGGGCTAAGGCATCAGTCACCTTGCAGCATCTTGGTAACTCGATCGGGCTACCAGCAAGTGGTGACACTTCTAGGACGAATTGAATACGGTGTCTACGCTTAA